From the Solibacillus sp. FSL R5-0449 genome, one window contains:
- a CDS encoding iron-containing alcohol dehydrogenase — protein sequence MYTAYCRTVQSSMRVGMKLMNWRKPELLQGENSLEKLPDLVKSLDLNMLLVITDEGIHKLGLMDTLLEGLQQQNIAFVVFDKTVPNPTFTNIEEALEMYYAHQCDGIIAFGGGSPMDCAKAVAARIARPEKSLADLKGLFKVRKEMPPFFAIPTTAGTGSEGTIAAVVSNSETHEKFAIMDPVLVPHYAVLDPVLTLNLPPHITSTTGMDALTHAVEAYIGKSNTEETRKYAREAVILIFKYLVRAYEDGTDMKARTEMQRASYLAGLAFTRAYVGYVHAIAHTLGGFYQVPHGFANAVILPHVLRFYGESAAKPLAELATIVGIGKITDSDEKKAELFIEAIEELNNKMKIPRKITGIVNRDVPLMVERALQEANPLYPVPRIVNKDEMFYLYQIIQE from the coding sequence ATGTATACAGCCTATTGCAGAACTGTCCAAAGTTCAATGCGTGTCGGTATGAAGCTTATGAACTGGAGAAAACCGGAATTACTCCAAGGGGAAAACAGCCTGGAAAAATTGCCGGATCTTGTGAAAAGTTTAGATTTAAATATGCTCTTAGTGATAACCGATGAAGGAATTCACAAATTGGGGCTTATGGATACGTTATTAGAGGGCTTACAGCAGCAAAATATTGCATTTGTTGTCTTTGATAAAACGGTTCCAAACCCGACTTTCACCAATATTGAAGAAGCGCTGGAAATGTATTATGCGCATCAATGTGATGGGATTATAGCATTTGGCGGAGGGTCACCGATGGATTGTGCTAAGGCGGTTGCAGCAAGAATCGCACGCCCTGAAAAATCACTGGCTGATTTAAAGGGTTTATTTAAAGTACGAAAAGAAATGCCGCCGTTTTTTGCAATCCCGACAACTGCTGGTACTGGGAGCGAAGGGACGATTGCCGCCGTCGTATCTAATAGTGAAACACATGAGAAATTCGCCATTATGGATCCGGTACTTGTACCGCACTATGCTGTACTGGACCCGGTTTTAACACTTAATTTACCCCCACATATTACATCTACAACGGGAATGGATGCATTGACACATGCCGTTGAAGCATATATCGGTAAAAGCAATACGGAGGAGACGAGAAAATATGCACGAGAGGCTGTTATTCTTATTTTTAAGTATTTAGTACGTGCCTATGAAGATGGGACAGATATGAAAGCGAGGACAGAAATGCAACGTGCATCGTATTTGGCAGGGCTGGCGTTCACTCGGGCATATGTAGGCTATGTTCATGCCATTGCTCATACACTCGGTGGATTTTATCAAGTGCCGCATGGTTTTGCCAATGCGGTAATTCTTCCGCATGTACTACGGTTTTATGGTGAGAGCGCGGCCAAGCCGTTAGCAGAACTGGCGACAATTGTAGGAATCGGAAAAATAACAGATAGTGATGAAAAAAAGGCAGAGTTGTTCATCGAAGCAATTGAAGAACTGAATAACAAGATGAAGATTCCACGCAAAATAACAGGAATCGTCAACCGTGATGTGCCGTTAATGGTGGAGCGCGCGCTACAAGAAGCGAACCCGCTGTATCCGGTGCCACGCATTGTAAATAAAGATGAAATGTTTTATTTATATCAAATTATTCAGGAATAG
- a CDS encoding PstS family phosphate ABC transporter substrate-binding protein: MKKWQYLTSTALLGSAILLGACGGEENNDETATSAQTNTEQAEAGSAQLTGNVVGDGSSTVAPITEALVEEYAGVQKDVRVAVGVSGTGGGFEKFINGETDFSNASRPIKDTEVEELKNAGVEYTEFELAYDGLSVVVHPENTWAKDLTVDQLKQIWIEDGTTKKWSDIDPSWPEEEIVFYSPGSDSGTYDYFDEIILDGEDIVKSATLSEDDNVLVQGVTADKNAIGYFGYAYYLENKDKLQVVTVDGVEPTNETIESGEYSPLSRPLFVYVNNSAVKDNEATYDFMKFTLENAGEMAEVVGYVSLPDEKYEEALKELEALK; encoded by the coding sequence ATGAAAAAGTGGCAGTACTTAACATCAACAGCTTTACTAGGTTCGGCAATTCTTTTAGGAGCATGTGGCGGAGAAGAAAACAATGATGAAACAGCTACATCTGCACAAACAAATACAGAACAAGCCGAAGCTGGCAGCGCACAGTTAACAGGTAATGTAGTAGGCGATGGTTCGTCAACAGTTGCTCCAATTACAGAAGCATTAGTTGAAGAATATGCGGGGGTACAAAAAGATGTACGCGTAGCAGTTGGTGTATCTGGTACAGGCGGCGGTTTCGAAAAATTCATCAATGGTGAAACAGATTTCTCAAACGCTTCTCGTCCAATCAAAGATACTGAAGTGGAAGAGCTGAAAAATGCAGGAGTAGAATATACAGAATTTGAACTTGCTTATGATGGTTTATCGGTAGTAGTACACCCTGAAAATACTTGGGCAAAAGATTTAACAGTGGATCAGTTAAAACAGATTTGGATTGAAGACGGAACTACCAAAAAATGGTCTGATATCGATCCATCATGGCCGGAAGAAGAAATCGTGTTTTATTCACCAGGTTCTGACTCAGGAACGTATGACTACTTCGATGAAATTATTTTAGATGGTGAAGACATCGTCAAATCGGCAACATTATCTGAAGATGACAACGTGTTAGTACAAGGGGTAACAGCTGACAAAAATGCAATCGGCTATTTCGGCTACGCGTATTACCTTGAAAACAAAGATAAATTACAAGTTGTAACTGTTGATGGAGTGGAACCAACTAACGAAACAATTGAATCAGGGGAATATTCTCCATTGTCCCGTCCACTATTCGTTTATGTAAATAATAGTGCAGTTAAAGATAATGAAGCAACATATGACTTCATGAAATTTACACTTGAAAACGCAGGGGAGATGGCAGAAGTCGTAGGATATGTTAGCTTGCCGGATGAAAAGTATGAAGAAGCTTTAAAAGAGTTGGAAGCACTGAAATAA
- the pstB gene encoding phosphate ABC transporter ATP-binding protein PstB, which yields MQSHNFNLWYGDHHALKDINLEMKENEVTAIIGPSGCGKSTYIKALNRMVELVPIVRTSGQINYRGRNIFSNGYEVEELRTKVGMVFQKPNPFPKSIYDNIAYGPRIHGIKNKKILDEIVEKSLRGAAIWDEVKDRLNQNAYGLSGGQQQRICIARCLAIEPDVILMDEPTSALDPISTLKVEELVQQMKEQYSIVIVTHNMQQAARISDKTAFFLNGEVVEFDKTDIIFSTPSDQRTEDYISGRFG from the coding sequence ATGCAGTCTCATAACTTTAATTTATGGTATGGGGATCACCATGCTTTAAAAGATATCAATCTGGAAATGAAAGAGAACGAGGTAACTGCAATTATCGGTCCTTCTGGCTGCGGGAAATCAACTTATATAAAAGCATTGAATCGCATGGTGGAGCTTGTACCGATTGTACGTACATCAGGACAGATCAATTACCGCGGCCGCAATATATTTTCGAACGGCTATGAAGTGGAGGAGCTTCGCACAAAAGTAGGGATGGTGTTCCAAAAACCGAACCCGTTTCCAAAGTCGATTTATGACAATATCGCATACGGACCACGTATTCACGGAATAAAAAATAAGAAAATCCTCGATGAAATTGTAGAAAAGTCACTGCGTGGTGCAGCAATCTGGGATGAAGTGAAAGACCGTTTAAACCAAAATGCCTATGGATTATCGGGTGGTCAACAGCAACGTATTTGTATCGCTCGCTGCCTGGCTATCGAACCGGATGTCATTTTAATGGATGAGCCGACATCAGCGCTCGATCCGATTTCAACATTAAAGGTTGAAGAGCTTGTACAGCAGATGAAAGAACAGTATTCAATCGTCATCGTGACACATAATATGCAGCAGGCGGCTCGAATTTCCGACAAAACAGCCTTCTTCCTGAATGGGGAAGTAGTAGAGTTTGATAAGACGGATATTATTTTCTCGACTCCATCAGATCAGCGCACCGAAGACTATATTTCCGGTCGTTTTGGATAA
- the pstA gene encoding phosphate ABC transporter permease PstA, translating to MRYIQEELVMKRMNKRLISNKLWKFIFIVATSFALVSLGMLLYRILTQGLGFLDISFITNFASRIPENAGIKAALVGSLWLMSVVAPVSIILGVSTALYLEEYAKQNKLNDFIRINISNLAGVPSIVFGLLGLTIFVRLFGFDKSILAAGLTMSLLILPVIIVAAQEAIRAVPNEQREASYGMGATKWQTIVRVVLPAAIPGILTGSILALSRAIGETAPLVVIGIPVILQFLPTGYLDTFTALPMQIFDWAKRPQEAFQHVASAGIIVLMVFLLTMNSIAIFIRNKFQKRY from the coding sequence ATGCGCTATATTCAAGAAGAATTAGTAATGAAGCGAATGAATAAACGCCTAATCTCAAATAAATTATGGAAATTCATTTTTATTGTTGCTACAAGTTTTGCGCTTGTTTCATTAGGCATGCTACTTTATCGAATTTTGACGCAGGGACTTGGTTTTTTAGATATCAGTTTCATTACAAACTTTGCGTCGCGTATTCCTGAAAATGCAGGGATTAAAGCCGCATTGGTTGGATCTTTATGGCTGATGAGCGTAGTTGCACCTGTCTCGATTATTTTAGGGGTAAGTACAGCACTATATTTGGAAGAATACGCAAAACAAAATAAATTGAACGACTTTATCCGTATCAATATTTCTAACCTGGCAGGAGTACCTTCGATTGTTTTCGGTTTGCTGGGACTAACAATTTTCGTCCGGTTGTTCGGCTTCGATAAAAGTATTTTGGCGGCAGGTTTAACGATGAGTTTACTTATATTGCCGGTTATTATTGTGGCGGCACAAGAAGCGATCCGCGCGGTACCTAATGAACAGCGTGAGGCTTCATACGGAATGGGTGCGACGAAATGGCAAACGATTGTCCGTGTCGTGCTGCCGGCTGCGATTCCAGGAATATTGACAGGGAGTATTTTGGCGTTATCCCGAGCAATTGGTGAAACAGCGCCATTAGTTGTAATTGGTATTCCGGTAATATTGCAATTTTTACCAACAGGTTACCTCGATACATTTACCGCATTGCCGATGCAGATTTTCGACTGGGCAAAACGTCCACAAGAAGCATTCCAGCATGTGGCATCTGCAGGAATCATCGTATTAATGGTTTTCCTACTGACGATGAATTCCATTGCAATCTTTATCCGAAATAAATTCCAAAAACGATATTAG
- the phoU gene encoding phosphate signaling complex protein PhoU → MIRERFEHDLMAVQQDLMELCDLSIHSLQESFKAFLKKDIDLALQVIDTDPKINRLEEIINDRVILLIAKQQPVATDLRRLIVVIKAASDMERIGDHAVNIAKESIRIGKEPFVTSVEPIEEMFHKTILMLRQIVDAFIEENTTKAKEIANLDDEVDELTGNTLSNLMKLSVSNEHVAQVTSLSYVCRCIERAADHATNIAEHLFYLVKGKHYELNN, encoded by the coding sequence ATGATTCGTGAACGTTTTGAACATGATTTAATGGCCGTACAACAAGATTTAATGGAACTTTGTGATTTGAGTATTCATTCTTTACAGGAGTCTTTCAAAGCTTTTTTGAAAAAGGATATCGATTTAGCATTGCAAGTCATTGATACCGATCCGAAGATTAACCGGTTGGAAGAAATCATCAATGACCGCGTAATTTTACTGATTGCAAAACAGCAGCCTGTTGCGACTGATTTGCGTCGATTGATCGTTGTCATTAAAGCGGCCTCGGATATGGAGCGAATCGGGGATCATGCGGTCAATATCGCAAAGGAATCGATTCGAATCGGAAAAGAGCCCTTTGTTACGAGTGTGGAGCCGATTGAGGAAATGTTCCATAAAACAATCTTAATGCTGCGCCAAATTGTCGACGCCTTTATAGAGGAAAATACGACAAAGGCAAAAGAAATTGCAAACCTGGATGATGAGGTCGACGAATTAACAGGCAATACGCTCAGTAACTTAATGAAACTCTCGGTTTCCAACGAGCATGTTGCACAAGTGACAAGTCTATCCTACGTTTGCCGCTGTATCGAACGCGCGGCGGACCACGCAACAAATATTGCCGAGCATTTGTTCTATCTTGTAAAAGGAAAGCATTATGAACTGAATAATTAA
- a CDS encoding phosphate-starvation-inducible protein PsiE — protein MAKKVKEYKINPDRVEEALLIQNRMLIELFVQVLHEQLVIERPVLHERLENLIELSDNDRDLKDTLHALTQKL, from the coding sequence ATGGCAAAAAAAGTAAAAGAATATAAAATTAACCCAGACCGAGTGGAAGAAGCATTATTAATTCAAAATCGTATGCTTATCGAATTATTCGTTCAAGTTTTACATGAACAATTAGTAATCGAACGTCCTGTCTTACACGAACGTTTAGAAAACTTAATCGAGCTTTCAGATAACGATCGTGATTTGAAAGATACTTTACACGCTTTAACTCAAAAATTATAA
- a CDS encoding response regulator: MRKKILHIVVIIGALSNAAILAFMDMPVWLIILMSVIYIIMFEGLLLILEPRLVRAERERNVKAFPFLRELVDAKKATVTLRDGTVLYNATFEGYAHPKDAKTILLYVHKVKTKKEKPTFTEHSIKLINIKSVKKIQ, from the coding sequence ATGCGAAAGAAAATCTTACATATTGTCGTCATAATCGGTGCTTTAAGTAATGCGGCAATTTTAGCTTTTATGGACATGCCGGTATGGCTCATCATTTTAATGTCGGTTATATATATCATTATGTTTGAAGGACTCCTGCTCATACTGGAACCACGCTTAGTCCGTGCTGAACGCGAACGGAATGTTAAAGCGTTTCCTTTTTTACGGGAACTGGTCGATGCAAAAAAAGCGACGGTTACTTTACGGGATGGTACGGTGTTATATAATGCGACATTTGAAGGCTATGCCCATCCGAAAGATGCAAAAACGATTTTACTTTATGTACATAAAGTAAAGACAAAAAAGGAAAAGCCGACATTTACAGAACATTCTATTAAACTTATTAACATAAAAAGTGTAAAAAAGATTCAATAA
- a CDS encoding GatB/YqeY domain-containing protein, whose amino-acid sequence MLKTIVFDQLKQAMKNKDVLAKGVLTLVKSALDAAEKEKGAELTPQEETAVINREIKQTNQSLEGAKQADRSDLIEKEEAKLVILKSFLPKQLTEEEISAELKAAGITSGMNMGDAMKIAKPLLDGKADGATISKVVKTLIS is encoded by the coding sequence ATGTTAAAAACTATTGTATTTGACCAATTAAAGCAAGCGATGAAAAACAAGGATGTATTAGCTAAAGGAGTGTTAACTTTAGTGAAGTCCGCTTTGGATGCTGCAGAAAAAGAAAAGGGCGCGGAATTGACGCCACAGGAAGAAACTGCTGTCATTAATCGTGAAATTAAGCAGACAAACCAGTCATTGGAAGGTGCTAAGCAAGCGGACCGTTCAGACTTAATTGAAAAGGAAGAAGCAAAACTAGTTATTTTGAAAAGCTTTTTACCAAAACAGTTAACAGAGGAAGAAATTTCAGCCGAGCTTAAGGCAGCTGGTATTACTTCAGGAATGAATATGGGAGACGCAATGAAAATTGCGAAACCATTATTAGATGGAAAAGCAGATGGCGCAACCATTTCAAAAGTTGTTAAAACGCTCATTTCCTAA
- a CDS encoding sigma-70 family RNA polymerase sigma factor: MNEDIGQIIDEYSNHLLRIAYFYTKNRHAAEDIVQDVYIKFMQTDYSESGQLRAYLTKMTVNKSKDYLKSWAYKKIQFETKWWMKATDHDHVIQQEERSSIGAAILKLPLKYREPIILYYYEEMSVLQVAAILQINENTVKTRLRRGREQLRPVLEGEWEVLRHE; this comes from the coding sequence ATGAATGAGGATATCGGGCAGATTATTGATGAATACAGTAATCATTTATTGCGCATCGCATACTTTTACACCAAAAATCGCCATGCTGCCGAGGACATTGTACAAGATGTTTACATAAAGTTTATGCAGACCGACTACTCGGAAAGCGGTCAATTAAGAGCATATTTAACAAAAATGACGGTTAATAAAAGTAAAGATTACTTAAAGAGCTGGGCTTATAAAAAAATACAATTTGAAACGAAATGGTGGATGAAAGCGACGGACCATGATCATGTCATCCAGCAAGAAGAACGATCCAGTATCGGGGCAGCTATTTTAAAGCTGCCATTGAAATACCGGGAACCAATAATATTGTATTACTACGAAGAAATGAGTGTCCTGCAAGTGGCGGCCATATTGCAGATTAACGAAAATACCGTAAAGACCCGGTTAAGGCGGGGACGCGAACAATTAAGGCCAGTACTGGAAGGAGAATGGGAGGTGCTTCGTCATGAATGA
- a CDS encoding NUDIX hydrolase — protein MTLHEQINLYVPYNEQEAKDRDIILRAMATLSDVLTRNNEVLHFTASAFVFNPDRTRVLMAHHNIYNSWGWMGGHADGDPDLFNVAKKELMEESGITEAKAIQEDIISLDILPVIGHMKNGKYVAAHLHFNVTYIFEVEDEATFQAKLDENSEVGWIGMDEVAVKCTEAHMIPIYEKIIEKVKKIGC, from the coding sequence ATGACCTTACATGAACAGATTAATCTGTATGTACCATACAACGAACAGGAAGCGAAGGATCGGGACATCATTTTACGTGCAATGGCTACGTTATCAGATGTCCTGACACGTAATAATGAAGTTTTGCATTTTACTGCTTCTGCTTTTGTGTTCAACCCGGATCGTACACGTGTATTAATGGCGCATCATAATATTTATAATTCATGGGGCTGGATGGGTGGTCATGCAGACGGAGACCCTGATTTATTTAATGTAGCAAAAAAAGAGCTGATGGAAGAATCGGGTATTACGGAAGCAAAAGCAATTCAAGAAGATATTATATCACTGGATATCCTGCCGGTAATCGGTCATATGAAAAACGGGAAATATGTGGCTGCACATTTACATTTTAATGTGACGTATATATTTGAAGTCGAAGATGAAGCTACATTCCAAGCGAAGCTCGACGAAAATAGTGAAGTCGGATGGATCGGAATGGACGAAGTTGCCGTAAAATGTACGGAAGCGCATATGATTCCGATCTATGAGAAAATTATTGAGAAGGTCAAAAAAATTGGTTGTTAA
- a CDS encoding N-acetylmuramoyl-L-alanine amidase: MKKNKIIIGLSFLLLFTAIVPYYFSARPALANGEPLYVNAEILYLREGPGLSYPILDTLKEGTEIMSIEKQGDWHHVQVGQQEGWVAAWLVKTANGQSDSSIEKTVISQVNALNVRVAPSLSASVLTKISSGTESKFLKQEQDWIQIQFGETTGWVFAEYVTVKEAKTEVPAAPSNNGQQDQSNEPLQQIDPNTFTVNVNAVNIRKKPDLTAKKLGLATEGQQFKVVSRDHNWVEIEYEKGKKGWIYSFYGTFTKQLKQNPSSEKEDTKNFVTIIYNGTNLRESPSTSSNVVVIADAGHTYPIVESEGDWFKVAVNDRQTAYVANWVVSKNDSQGTTAKNNTSEAAERKKGTLKGLTIVLDAGHGGNDRGTTGVRGTDEKDINILTAELLRSKLQAAGANVVMTRESDVFVDLRKRVAVSHQAGADAFISIHYDANEDSSVSGFTTYYTNGYQKKLAEYVHDGLASKVNLKDRGPRFGNYLVLRENRQNAILLELGYLSNASEERAITTDYYREQATLGIYQGLLNYFDDQLD, from the coding sequence AAACGCGGAAATATTATATTTGCGTGAAGGTCCAGGTCTTTCCTATCCGATCCTCGATACGTTAAAAGAAGGTACCGAAATTATGTCAATTGAAAAACAAGGGGATTGGCACCATGTTCAAGTCGGTCAGCAGGAAGGATGGGTTGCGGCATGGCTTGTGAAAACAGCCAATGGACAATCAGATTCATCAATTGAAAAAACAGTCATTTCACAGGTAAACGCTTTAAATGTGCGTGTAGCACCATCACTATCAGCTTCTGTTTTGACGAAAATCTCTTCCGGGACGGAAAGCAAATTTTTAAAACAGGAACAGGACTGGATTCAAATTCAGTTCGGCGAGACGACAGGCTGGGTATTTGCGGAATACGTCACAGTGAAAGAAGCGAAGACGGAAGTGCCGGCTGCCCCTTCCAATAATGGACAGCAGGATCAGTCCAATGAACCATTACAACAAATTGATCCAAATACATTTACTGTTAACGTCAATGCTGTCAATATCCGAAAAAAACCGGATTTAACAGCCAAAAAATTAGGGCTTGCCACTGAAGGCCAACAATTTAAAGTAGTCAGCCGAGATCATAATTGGGTCGAAATTGAATATGAAAAAGGCAAAAAAGGTTGGATCTACAGTTTTTACGGAACGTTTACAAAACAATTGAAACAAAATCCTTCATCTGAAAAAGAAGATACGAAAAACTTTGTGACGATTATTTATAACGGAACAAATTTAAGGGAATCCCCTTCGACCTCTTCAAATGTTGTTGTCATTGCAGATGCTGGTCATACATATCCGATAGTGGAAAGTGAAGGCGACTGGTTTAAAGTTGCAGTAAACGATCGCCAAACGGCATACGTCGCAAACTGGGTTGTAAGTAAAAACGATTCACAAGGAACAACAGCCAAAAACAATACAAGCGAGGCAGCCGAACGTAAAAAAGGGACATTAAAAGGCTTAACAATCGTACTGGATGCCGGTCATGGCGGTAACGACCGCGGAACTACGGGTGTCCGTGGAACAGACGAAAAAGATATTAATATTCTTACAGCTGAACTCCTCCGCTCCAAATTACAGGCAGCCGGTGCAAATGTTGTCATGACACGTGAATCCGATGTTTTTGTCGACTTACGAAAACGTGTTGCCGTATCCCATCAGGCTGGTGCGGATGCGTTTATCAGTATTCACTATGATGCAAACGAAGATAGCTCGGTGAGCGGATTTACGACCTATTATACAAATGGTTATCAGAAAAAGCTTGCCGAATATGTACATGACGGCCTGGCATCGAAAGTGAACCTGAAAGACCGCGGACCACGCTTCGGTAACTATTTAGTACTGCGTGAAAACCGTCAAAATGCTATATTGCTGGAGCTTGGCTATTTAAGCAACGCTTCTGAAGAACGGGCCATTACTACAGATTATTACCGGGAACAAGCAACACTCGGCATCTATCAAGGCTTACTAAACTACTTCGACGATCAGCTTGATTAA
- the pstC gene encoding phosphate ABC transporter permease subunit PstC yields MALKQQEQVNVQQLIERSRNRNGKKVIEKIVPFGLFLAATISVLTTFGIVFTLIFETFEFFTRVSITDYLFGTEWLPFSSKEPLYGILPLVFGTFKITLIAIIVAVPFGLGAAIYLSEYASERVRKIIKPILEVLAGVPTIIYGFFALSFITPILQTVIPDLKIFNAISPGIVVGVMIIPMITSMSEDAMSSVPRSIREGALGLGATKFEVAVKVVLPAALSGIVASVVLGISRAIGETMIVSLAGGSTPKFDFGFTDSIQTMTAYIVQVTTGDAGYGTTIYYSIYAVGFTLFIFTLAMNLLATYISKRFREEY; encoded by the coding sequence ATGGCTCTTAAACAACAGGAGCAGGTAAATGTCCAACAACTAATCGAGCGTTCGCGCAATCGCAATGGAAAGAAGGTAATCGAAAAAATCGTGCCGTTCGGGTTATTTCTAGCAGCGACGATTTCGGTACTTACGACGTTTGGGATCGTATTTACACTGATATTCGAGACATTTGAATTTTTTACGCGCGTGTCGATTACAGATTATTTATTTGGTACAGAATGGCTGCCATTCTCTAGTAAGGAGCCGTTGTATGGAATATTACCATTAGTATTCGGGACATTTAAAATAACGCTGATTGCGATTATTGTAGCCGTGCCATTCGGTTTAGGTGCGGCCATTTATCTCAGTGAATATGCGTCAGAACGTGTACGAAAAATCATTAAGCCGATTTTAGAAGTGCTTGCAGGTGTACCGACGATTATATACGGATTCTTTGCCTTGTCATTCATTACTCCGATATTACAGACGGTTATTCCCGATTTAAAAATTTTCAACGCGATCAGCCCAGGAATCGTTGTGGGTGTCATGATAATCCCCATGATCACGTCCATGTCCGAAGATGCAATGAGCTCGGTTCCGAGGTCGATTCGTGAAGGAGCGTTAGGATTGGGTGCAACAAAATTCGAAGTGGCCGTTAAAGTTGTTCTGCCAGCTGCTTTATCAGGAATTGTCGCATCTGTCGTATTAGGTATTTCCCGGGCAATAGGTGAGACGATGATAGTTTCCTTGGCAGGAGGCTCTACACCAAAATTCGACTTCGGATTTACCGATTCGATTCAAACGATGACTGCCTATATTGTGCAAGTGACAACAGGAGATGCGGGGTATGGTACAACAATTTACTATTCCATTTATGCTGTCGGATTCACATTGTTTATTTTCACGTTAGCGATGAACTTACTCGCAACCTATATTTCAAAACGCTTCCGAGAGGAGTATTAA